The Nocardia sp. NBC_01329 sequence ACCGGACTGCGGCCGGTCAGAGATCCCCCTTTTTTGCCCGTATGGACGCTGCGTCCAGGATCGCCGCACTCCAGTCGAGCTCGCCGGCTGCTCCGAGCCGGTCGAGTATCTCTCGGTGCAGCGCGTCGAATACTCCGGCATCAGCCCACACCATGAACCGTCGATGCGCGGTCGGGACGCTCACCCCGAACGACGGCGGCAGGTGCCGCCACGCGCAACCGCTGGTCAACACGAACACGACCGCGGTGAACACAGCTCGTTCGTCCACCGGTGCAGTCCCGCCGCCCTGCGGTCTGGGGCTGAACTCCGGTAGCAACGGTTTCACTATGTCCCACAACGTATCCGGGACCAGTCTCTGAGCAAGTCTGTCGACCACGGGTCACACTATGCCGCACAACGAATTACATCCACGTAAGACGCCCTGTAAGATCGCCCCGGCGAGGTCCCGGGAACGTTTCCCGGTGGACGGGAACCTTCGGGCCCGACCACAAGCGATCAGCATCTCGCAGTACGCGTACCGTTCCATCTGCTCGATACATCGAAGTGGAGGTTCCCGTGGCTGGTGGTCTCGTCGCCTTGCTGGACGACGTAGCGGCGATCGCGAAGGTGGCCGCAGCGTCCATCGACGACATCGGTGCCGCGGCAGGCAAGGCAGGTATCAAAGCCGCGGGTGTGGTGGTCGACGACACCGCGGTCACCCCCCGCTACGTGCACGGGTTCTCCCCCAAGCGCGAACTCCCGATCATCCGCAAGATCGCAATCGGGTCGATCCGCAACAAGCTCCTGATCATCCTGCCCGTGGCGATGATATTGAGCCAGTTCCTGCCGCAGGCGCTGCCATACCTGCTCATCGCCGGCGGCCTGTTCCTCTGCTACGAAGGTGCGGAGAAGGTGTACGAGGCGCTCACCGGCGGTCATCACGACGACGGCGAGGTAACCACGGCATCGAGCGGGCCCGAACACGAGAAGACGATGGTGAGCGGCGCGATCCGCACCGACCTCATCCTCTCCGCCGAGATCATGGTGATCGCACTCTCGTCGGTCGAGGACGAACCGTTCGTCACCCGGCTGCTGGTACTGATCGTCGTCGCGTTCCTCATCACCGCCCTGGTCTACGGCGTCGTCGCGGTGATCGTGAAAATGGACGACGTCGGACTCGCACTCGCCGAGCGCGAGTCGCCGTTCGGTCAGCGGGTCGGACGCGGACTCGTCGCCGCGATGCCGAAGGTGATGTCCGTTCTCACCGTCGTCGGGATCGCCGCGATGCTGTGGGTCGGCGGCCATATCCTCCTCGTCAACGTCGGCGAAGCCGGATTCCACTGGCCCGCCGACCGTCTCCACGACCTCGAACACTGGGCCGGAGAACTCGTCCACGGCGGGTTCGGAAGTGTCCTGTCCTGGACCGGAGGGACGGTTGCCTCCGCACTCGTCGGGCTCGTCGTCGGCGCCCTCGTCGTGCTGATCATGCACTTCGTTCCGAAGCGGAAGAAGGAAGCCGCCGCGCACTGACCCGCGCAAAACCCCACCCGCGGTCCGCATCTGAGCCGACCCGATCGTGCCTGTTGCAGACCGACCAAAGGCAGTGTCGCGAGACGGAGGGCACGGCGTCGGATAGATGACCGGGTCAAGGGGTGGCCTGCCGGACCGTCATGGTGAGGGCCGCCGCCACCGAATCCGGCGTGGTGGTTGGGTTCCCGGGTGATATCGAAAGCGTGCGGATTGTCGAACGCCGACTCGTCGCGGTTGGCGGAACTGTAGAACATCACGACTTTCTCACCGGCCGCGATCGGGGTTCCGGCGATTTCGGGTGTCGCGGGTCGCTCGGCTGGATTCTCCACCAGCGCTCAGGACGTAGACGAAACCTGTTGAGTAGTCGAACAATTGCCCCCGATCATTTGATGGTGCATTTGGGAGCGAGGTTACAGAGGCCACCGACACTGCCCGGCCATCTCAACTGCACGGTGGCTCCT is a genomic window containing:
- a CDS encoding DUF808 domain-containing protein, translating into MAGGLVALLDDVAAIAKVAAASIDDIGAAAGKAGIKAAGVVVDDTAVTPRYVHGFSPKRELPIIRKIAIGSIRNKLLIILPVAMILSQFLPQALPYLLIAGGLFLCYEGAEKVYEALTGGHHDDGEVTTASSGPEHEKTMVSGAIRTDLILSAEIMVIALSSVEDEPFVTRLLVLIVVAFLITALVYGVVAVIVKMDDVGLALAERESPFGQRVGRGLVAAMPKVMSVLTVVGIAAMLWVGGHILLVNVGEAGFHWPADRLHDLEHWAGELVHGGFGSVLSWTGGTVASALVGLVVGALVVLIMHFVPKRKKEAAAH